The following are encoded together in the Pan troglodytes isolate AG18354 chromosome 6, NHGRI_mPanTro3-v2.0_pri, whole genome shotgun sequence genome:
- the CD36 gene encoding platelet glycoprotein 4 isoform X3 encodes MVLNSLINKSKSSMFQVRTLRELLWGYRDPFLSLVPYPVTTTVGLFYPYNNTADGVYKVFNGKDNISKVAIIDTYKGKRNLSYWESHCDMINGTDAASFPPFVEKSQVLQFFSSDICRSIYAVFESDVNLKGIPVYRFVLPSKAFASPVENPDNYCFCTEKIISKNCTSYGVLDISKCKEGRPVYISLPHFLYASPDVSEPIDGLNPNEEEHRTYLDIEPITGFTLQFAKRLQVNLLVKPSKKIQVLKNLKRNYIVPILWLNETGTIGDEKANMFRSQVTGKINLLGLIEMILLSVGVVMFVAFMISYCACRSKTIK; translated from the exons ATGGTCCTCAATTCACTTATTAACAAGTCAAAATCTTCTATGTTCCAAGTCAGAACTTTGAGAGAACTGTTATGGGGCTATAGGGATCCATTTTTGAGTTTGGTTCCGTACCCTGTTACTACCACAGTTGGTCTGTTTTATCCT TACAACAATACTGCAGATGGAGTTTATAAAGTTTTCAATGGAAAAGATAACATAAGTAAAGTTGCCATAATCGACACATATAAAGGTAAAAG GAATCTGTCCTATTGGGAAAGTCACTGCGACATGATTAATGGTACAG ATGCAGCCTCATTTCCACCTTTTGTTGAGAAAAGCCAGGTATTGCAGttcttttcttctgatatttGCAG gTCAATCTATGCTGTATTTGAATCCGACGTTAATCTGAAAGGAATCCCTGTGTATAGATTTGTTCTTCCATCCAAGGCCTTTGCCTCTCCAGTTGAAAACCCAGACAACTATtgtttctgcacagaaaaaattatctcaaaaaattGTACATCATATGGTGTGCTAGACATCAGCAAATGCAAAGAAG GGAGACCTGTGTACATTTCACTTCCTCATTTTCTGTATGCAAGTCCTGATGTTTCAGAACCTATTGATGGATTAAACCCAAATGAAGAAGAACATAGGACATACTTGGATATTGAACCT ATAACTGGATTCACTTTACAATTTGCAAAACGGCTGCAGGTCAACCTATTGGTCAAGCCatcaaaaaaaattca AGTATTAAAGAATCTGAAGAGGAACTATATTGTGCCTATTCTTTGGCTTAATGAG ACTGGGACCATTGGTGATGAGAAGGCAAACATGTTCAGAAGTCAAGTAACTGGAAAAATAAACCTCCTTGGCCTGATAGAAATGATCTTACTCAGTGTTGGTGTGGTGATGTTTGTTGCTTTTATGATTTCATATTGTGCATGCAGAtcgaaaacaataaaataa
- the CD36 gene encoding platelet glycoprotein 4 isoform X2 — translation MMNSSNIQVKQRGPYTYRVRFLAKENVTQDPEDNTVSFLQPNGAIFEPSLSVGTEADNFTVLNLAVAAASHIYQNQFVQMVLNSLINKSKSSMFQVRTLRELLWGYRDPFLSLVPYPVTTTVGLFYPYNNTADGVYKVFNGKDNISKVAIIDTYKGKRNLSYWESHCDMINGTDAASFPPFVEKSQVLQFFSSDICRSIYAVFESDVNLKGIPVYRFVLPSKAFASPVENPDNYCFCTEKIISKNCTSYGVLDISKCKEGRPVYISLPHFLYASPDVSEPIDGLNPNEEEHRTYLDIEPITGFTLQFAKRLQVNLLVKPSKKIQVLKNLKRNYIVPILWLNETGTIGDEKANMFRSQVTGKINLLGLIEMILLSVGVVMFVAFMISYCACRSKTIK, via the exons ATGATGAACAGCAGCAACATTCAAGTCAAGCAAAGAGGTCCTTATACGTACAG AGTTCGTTTTCTAGCCAAGGAAAATGTAACCCAGGACCCTGAGGACAACACAGTCTCTTTCCTGCAGCCCAATGGTGCCATCTTCGAACCTTCACTATCAGTTGGAACAGAGGCTGACAACTTCACAGTTCTCAATCTGGCTGTGGCA GCTGCATCCCATATCTATCAAAATCAATTTGTTCAAATGGTCCTCAATTCACTTATTAACAAGTCAAAATCTTCTATGTTCCAAGTCAGAACTTTGAGAGAACTGTTATGGGGCTATAGGGATCCATTTTTGAGTTTGGTTCCGTACCCTGTTACTACCACAGTTGGTCTGTTTTATCCT TACAACAATACTGCAGATGGAGTTTATAAAGTTTTCAATGGAAAAGATAACATAAGTAAAGTTGCCATAATCGACACATATAAAGGTAAAAG GAATCTGTCCTATTGGGAAAGTCACTGCGACATGATTAATGGTACAG ATGCAGCCTCATTTCCACCTTTTGTTGAGAAAAGCCAGGTATTGCAGttcttttcttctgatatttGCAG gTCAATCTATGCTGTATTTGAATCCGACGTTAATCTGAAAGGAATCCCTGTGTATAGATTTGTTCTTCCATCCAAGGCCTTTGCCTCTCCAGTTGAAAACCCAGACAACTATtgtttctgcacagaaaaaattatctcaaaaaattGTACATCATATGGTGTGCTAGACATCAGCAAATGCAAAGAAG GGAGACCTGTGTACATTTCACTTCCTCATTTTCTGTATGCAAGTCCTGATGTTTCAGAACCTATTGATGGATTAAACCCAAATGAAGAAGAACATAGGACATACTTGGATATTGAACCT ATAACTGGATTCACTTTACAATTTGCAAAACGGCTGCAGGTCAACCTATTGGTCAAGCCatcaaaaaaaattca AGTATTAAAGAATCTGAAGAGGAACTATATTGTGCCTATTCTTTGGCTTAATGAG ACTGGGACCATTGGTGATGAGAAGGCAAACATGTTCAGAAGTCAAGTAACTGGAAAAATAAACCTCCTTGGCCTGATAGAAATGATCTTACTCAGTGTTGGTGTGGTGATGTTTGTTGCTTTTATGATTTCATATTGTGCATGCAGAtcgaaaacaataaaataa
- the CD36 gene encoding platelet glycoprotein 4 isoform X1 — MGCDRNCGLIAGAVIGAVLAVFGGILMPVGDLLIQKTIKKQVVLEEGTIAFKNWVKTGTEVYRQFWIFDVQNPQEVMMNSSNIQVKQRGPYTYRVRFLAKENVTQDPEDNTVSFLQPNGAIFEPSLSVGTEADNFTVLNLAVAAASHIYQNQFVQMVLNSLINKSKSSMFQVRTLRELLWGYRDPFLSLVPYPVTTTVGLFYPYNNTADGVYKVFNGKDNISKVAIIDTYKGKRNLSYWESHCDMINGTDAASFPPFVEKSQVLQFFSSDICRSIYAVFESDVNLKGIPVYRFVLPSKAFASPVENPDNYCFCTEKIISKNCTSYGVLDISKCKEGRPVYISLPHFLYASPDVSEPIDGLNPNEEEHRTYLDIEPITGFTLQFAKRLQVNLLVKPSKKIQVLKNLKRNYIVPILWLNETGTIGDEKANMFRSQVTGKINLLGLIEMILLSVGVVMFVAFMISYCACRSKTIK; from the exons caaGTTGTCCTCGAAGAAGGTACAATTGCCTTTAAAAATTGGGTTAAAACAGGCACAGAAGTTTACAGACAGTTTTGGATCTTTGATGTGCAAAATCCACAGGAAGTGATGATGAACAGCAGCAACATTCAAGTCAAGCAAAGAGGTCCTTATACGTACAG AGTTCGTTTTCTAGCCAAGGAAAATGTAACCCAGGACCCTGAGGACAACACAGTCTCTTTCCTGCAGCCCAATGGTGCCATCTTCGAACCTTCACTATCAGTTGGAACAGAGGCTGACAACTTCACAGTTCTCAATCTGGCTGTGGCA GCTGCATCCCATATCTATCAAAATCAATTTGTTCAAATGGTCCTCAATTCACTTATTAACAAGTCAAAATCTTCTATGTTCCAAGTCAGAACTTTGAGAGAACTGTTATGGGGCTATAGGGATCCATTTTTGAGTTTGGTTCCGTACCCTGTTACTACCACAGTTGGTCTGTTTTATCCT TACAACAATACTGCAGATGGAGTTTATAAAGTTTTCAATGGAAAAGATAACATAAGTAAAGTTGCCATAATCGACACATATAAAGGTAAAAG GAATCTGTCCTATTGGGAAAGTCACTGCGACATGATTAATGGTACAG ATGCAGCCTCATTTCCACCTTTTGTTGAGAAAAGCCAGGTATTGCAGttcttttcttctgatatttGCAG gTCAATCTATGCTGTATTTGAATCCGACGTTAATCTGAAAGGAATCCCTGTGTATAGATTTGTTCTTCCATCCAAGGCCTTTGCCTCTCCAGTTGAAAACCCAGACAACTATtgtttctgcacagaaaaaattatctcaaaaaattGTACATCATATGGTGTGCTAGACATCAGCAAATGCAAAGAAG GGAGACCTGTGTACATTTCACTTCCTCATTTTCTGTATGCAAGTCCTGATGTTTCAGAACCTATTGATGGATTAAACCCAAATGAAGAAGAACATAGGACATACTTGGATATTGAACCT ATAACTGGATTCACTTTACAATTTGCAAAACGGCTGCAGGTCAACCTATTGGTCAAGCCatcaaaaaaaattca AGTATTAAAGAATCTGAAGAGGAACTATATTGTGCCTATTCTTTGGCTTAATGAG ACTGGGACCATTGGTGATGAGAAGGCAAACATGTTCAGAAGTCAAGTAACTGGAAAAATAAACCTCCTTGGCCTGATAGAAATGATCTTACTCAGTGTTGGTGTGGTGATGTTTGTTGCTTTTATGATTTCATATTGTGCATGCAGAtcgaaaacaataaaataa